The following is a genomic window from Armatimonadota bacterium.
TCCTCGGTCATGACAGGCATAGGAGCCGCTGTGAGCATTGACGACTCATTCACCGCGGCCGCTCTCCCATCCTGTCGGCCTTGCCGTCAGAACACCGGCGGCTCGCCCCAATTGTGCCCGGCGGTCCAGGGCCTGAGGCCGAGTTCGTACGCCCCGAGGTCCGGCGCGGCACCAACACACCGGGAAGTGATGCCGGGGATGACCACGCCCGCGTCCACGCACGGTGAATCCTCACGCAACCGAAAATCGGCCTCACTCGCGCCAACGAAACCCGGCTCTTTGCCCGCGAAGTTGTGATTGATCTCGATGCCGTCGCCCGTGATGACATCGTTCGTGCAGATGTTGTTGACGGCGCGACAACCGGCCTGATCCCTGTTGTCGTTCGGCCCCCAGTAGCCCAGGCTGTTGGCATTGTCGTGGATGGTATTGTAGTACACCAAGTTGTGGTGCGACGGCGTGTTGAGGCGAATGCCGCTGTCCTGATTCCCCCACGACACGTTGTGGTGGATGATGAAGTTCGACGAGCCGTTGTCAATATAGATGCCGACGCCGCAGCTCTCCGCACGGTTGTGATGGACGCGATTGTACGCGATGACGGTGCCCGCACCGTCGGTGTCGTAGCAGTACGTGATACCAAGATCGCTCGTCATGAGCCCCGCGTGATACATGTCGTTGTACGCGATGACGCCGGTCTTCAACGTGCGGTGCACCAGCACCGTGCGCCCGGTCTCGCACAGCGTATTGCGAACGATCGCATTGCGCGTTCCGCCGGCCCAGATTGCGCCGCAGTCCCCCGCCATGTAATCGCATCCGCGAATCAGGCAGTTACGTACGACGTTTCGCTCCCCCTCTAATGTGACGCCATTCCCGGCGCTGTACACGACTGAGCTGTCGCGGAACTGATTGTGATCGCCGCTGATGAGCACGCCGGTTGACGCCCCGGTGCCCCAGCCCCCGCAATCCATGAAATGAGACGCATAGCGCACGTGGCAGTTGCGCGCGACGCAGTGACCGGCACCCGCCATGCTGATCGTGCTCGCGAAAATGCGGAACCCCTTGACGTGGATGTACTGACGCTCGCTGAGGTCGAAGGCGAGATCGCGTCGCTTCGCCTCGACGCGATGACGCGCCGGATCGTCGCCCTCCGGCGC
Proteins encoded in this region:
- a CDS encoding right-handed parallel beta-helix repeat-containing protein — translated: GTDMPSQSLLLQSLCAAIGCMLMATCVHGATYFVAPSGADANPGTLEKPFRTIQRAADVMKPGDTCFARAGVYRETVRPATSGEQGKPITFAAYEDEEVVISGADPITGWRPADGRIYRAATDWTFNQLFVDGQMMNLARWPDAPLDPMRPTWAVAAEGSAPNLIIDPHLPTRDLGGATIHILPGAHWVSWTRPVLEYDPSAHALKFESSWGQDWAYVVKDGSRYYLMGAHALLDAPGEWYVDEQRQTVSLWAPEGDDPARHRVEAKRRDLAFDLSERQYIHVKGFRIFASTISMAGAGHCVARNCHVRYASHFMDCGGWGTGASTGVLISGDHNQFRDSSVVYSAGNGVTLEGERNVVRNCLIRGCDYMAGDCGAIWAGGTRNAIVRNTLCETGRTVLVHRTLKTGVIAYNDMYHAGLMTSDLGITYCYDTDGAGTVIAYNRVHHNRAESCGVGIYIDNGSSNFIIHHNVSWGNQDSGIRLNTPSHHNLVYYNTIHDNANSLGYWGPNDNRDQAGCRAVNNICTNDVITGDGIEINHNFAGKEPGFVGASEADFRLREDSPCVDAGVVIPGITSRCVGAAPDLGAYELGLRPWTAGHNWGEPPVF